A region of Toxorhynchites rutilus septentrionalis strain SRP chromosome 1, ASM2978413v1, whole genome shotgun sequence DNA encodes the following proteins:
- the LOC129762235 gene encoding protein distal antenna-like — METKSKRYLRHFAPSEKFDAIQRVRNGETKASVARDIGVPESTLRGWCNKEEKIRYVVTSSQAERFNEPARKRVKLDQIVPENDNSSLDNLSHNQLTAIYSELYLNLYLIAQLQNNHNGAAMFGHAIDRSPIAPCSELDNHDQAGFESHNVHSSDNMEDYRHFRPCSSSSSVDSDLKPNHGGEEQPKEPKPDDAVEHDEKLLEWMKLFAHPDVTSTQMMQLKCLISETQLGTEQKQLEQPDVTSTEEEAIGARRSRKQMRPFRRCQPATNTSAFLEVPSVPESDTAGGDSKDM, encoded by the coding sequence ATGGAAACGAAAAGCAAACGATACTTGAGACATTTCGCACCATCGGAAAAGTTCGATGCGATTCAAAGGGTTCGCAACGGAGAAACCAAGGCATCGGTGGCGCGGGACATCGGCGTACCCGAGTCTACCTTGCGAGGGTGGTGCAATAAAGAGGAAAAAATTCGCTATGTGGTGACTAGCAGTCAAGCTGAACGGTTCAACGAGCCTGCCAGGAAACGTGTAAAACTGGATCAAATTGTGCCAGAAAACGACAACAGTTCTCTGGACAATCTAAGCCATAACCAACTTACGGCAATATACAGCGAACTTTATCTCAATCTATATTTAATAGCACAGCTCCAAAACAACCACAACGGAGCAGCAATGTTTGGGCATGCCATCGATCGGAGTCCCATCGCTCCCTGTTCTGAGCTGGACAACCATGATCAAGCGGGTTTCGAAAGCCACAACGTCCACTCATCGGACAACATGGAGGACTACCGTCACTTCAGACCATGCTCGTCATCGTCGAGTGTCGATTCCGACCTGAAGCCGAACCATGGTGGAGAGGAACAGCCGAAGGAACCGAAACCGGACGACGCCGTTGAGCACGACGAAAAGCTACTTGAGTGGATGAAACTGTTCGCCCATCCGGACGTAACCTCGACACAGATGATGCAGTTAAAATGTTTAATCAGCGAGACCCAACTGGGTACCGAGCAGAAGCAGCTGGAACAGCCGGATGTTACAAGCACAGAAGAGGAAGCCATTGGGGCCAGAAGAAGTCGAAAGCAGATGAGGCCTTTCCGCCGTTGTCAGCCAGCGACAAATACTTCCGCGTTTTTGGAAGTACCAAGTGTACCGGAATCGGATACTGCAGGAGGCGATTCTAAAGATATGTGA